One genomic segment of Lysobacter sp. 5GHs7-4 includes these proteins:
- a CDS encoding PilN domain-containing protein, translating into MARINLLPWRAERRKQRQKEFVTMIAIAVASAMALSFLIVSFYKGQINGQNTRNTFLQDRIAEVDKQITEIEELDKKKSKLLARKEVIEQLQSNRSQMVHLFDSLVRTIPDGAVLTAIKQDADTLTLEGRAQSNARVSTYMRNLEGSGWMTNPDLSIIEAKGTDKGLPYEFKLQVKLANPNAPKDENGDGQPDAPAAGTEAAAANATAPAAAPAAAAPAASAPAGTAAPAAIAPVAPAAAPAAPAAAPAPAPTNAPGGVPTPVQEPPAAAPAAGNNKGAES; encoded by the coding sequence ATGGCACGCATCAATCTCCTCCCGTGGCGAGCCGAACGCCGCAAACAGCGGCAGAAGGAATTCGTCACCATGATCGCGATCGCGGTCGCGAGCGCCATGGCGCTCTCGTTCCTGATCGTCAGCTTCTACAAGGGCCAGATCAACGGCCAGAACACCCGCAACACCTTCCTGCAGGACCGCATCGCCGAGGTCGACAAGCAGATCACGGAGATCGAGGAGCTCGACAAGAAGAAGTCGAAGCTGCTGGCCCGCAAGGAAGTGATCGAGCAGCTGCAGTCCAACCGTTCGCAGATGGTGCACCTGTTCGATTCGCTGGTGCGCACCATTCCCGACGGCGCGGTGCTGACGGCGATCAAGCAGGACGCCGACACTCTGACCCTGGAAGGCCGTGCGCAGTCCAACGCCCGCGTCAGTACCTACATGCGCAACCTCGAAGGCTCGGGCTGGATGACCAATCCGGACCTGTCGATCATCGAGGCCAAGGGCACGGACAAGGGGCTGCCGTACGAGTTCAAGCTGCAGGTCAAGCTGGCCAATCCGAACGCGCCCAAGGACGAGAACGGCGACGGTCAGCCCGACGCGCCGGCCGCCGGCACCGAGGCCGCCGCCGCCAACGCGACCGCTCCGGCCGCGGCGCCCGCCGCCGCAGCGCCGGCCGCTAGCGCGCCGGCCGGCACGGCCGCTCCCGCGGCGATCGCTCCGGTGGCGCCGGCCGCGGCACCCGCCGCACCGGCCGCCGCGCCGGCTCCGGCTCCGACCAATGCGCCGGGCGGCGTTCCGACCCCGGTCCAGGAGCCGCCCGCAGCGGCCCCGGCCGCAGGCAACAACAAGGGGGCCGAATCGTGA
- a CDS encoding pilus assembly protein PilM, whose product MGVITKSQPALVGVDISSTAVKLLQLSRAGNRYRVEHYAVEPLPPNAVVEKNIVEVEAVGEAIKRAVARSGTRVKFAAAAVAGSSVITKVIPMPGDLDGEELESQVELEAVNYVPYPIEEVNHDFEVLGPMPNSPDMIQVLLAASRSENVEVRASALEIGGLTPKVMDVEAFAVENAFALIADHLSTPRDGIVALIDSGATMTTLNVLRNGRSLYSREQVFGGKQLTDEVMRRYGLSYEEAGLAKRQGGLPESYSAEVLEPFKEAMVQQVSRLLQFFYAGSEFNRVDQIVLAGGCASIPGIAEMVEEQLGVPTIIANPLAHMTLGPRVQAHALAQDAPALMIACGLALRSFD is encoded by the coding sequence GTGGGCGTCATCACAAAAAGCCAGCCGGCCCTCGTCGGCGTGGATATCAGTTCGACCGCAGTGAAGCTGTTGCAGCTCTCCCGAGCCGGCAACCGCTACCGCGTCGAGCATTACGCCGTCGAGCCGCTACCGCCGAACGCCGTCGTCGAGAAGAACATCGTCGAGGTCGAGGCCGTGGGCGAGGCGATCAAGCGCGCGGTCGCTAGGTCCGGAACCCGGGTCAAGTTCGCCGCCGCGGCCGTCGCCGGGTCCTCGGTGATCACCAAGGTGATCCCGATGCCGGGCGACCTGGACGGCGAGGAACTCGAGTCGCAGGTCGAATTGGAGGCGGTGAACTACGTGCCGTATCCGATCGAGGAAGTAAATCACGACTTCGAGGTGCTGGGACCGATGCCCAACAGCCCGGACATGATCCAGGTGCTGCTGGCCGCGTCGCGCTCAGAGAACGTCGAAGTCCGCGCCTCGGCGCTGGAGATCGGCGGCCTGACCCCCAAGGTCATGGACGTCGAGGCGTTCGCGGTCGAGAACGCGTTCGCGCTGATCGCCGACCATCTCAGCACGCCGCGCGACGGCATCGTCGCCCTGATCGACTCGGGCGCGACCATGACCACGCTCAACGTGCTGCGCAACGGCCGCAGCCTCTACAGCCGCGAGCAGGTCTTCGGCGGCAAGCAGCTCACCGACGAGGTGATGCGGCGCTACGGCCTGAGCTACGAGGAAGCGGGCCTGGCCAAGCGCCAGGGCGGCTTGCCCGAGAGCTACTCGGCCGAAGTGCTGGAGCCCTTCAAGGAAGCGATGGTGCAGCAGGTCAGCCGCCTGTTGCAGTTCTTCTACGCCGGTAGCGAGTTCAACCGCGTGGACCAGATCGTGCTCGCCGGCGGTTGCGCCTCCATCCCCGGCATCGCCGAGATGGTCGAGGAGCAGCTGGGCGTGCCCACCATCATCGCCAACCCGCTGGCGCACATGACGCTCGGTCCGCGCGTGCAGGCGCACGCGCTAGCGCAGGACGCGCCGGCGTTGATGATCGCGTGCGGCCTCGCCCTGAGGAGCTTCGACTGA
- a CDS encoding penicillin-binding protein 1A encodes MPRLRRLLRWALYAFAGLTLLGVIAAGTLYYLIAPKLPDVETLRNVELQEPMYVYAADGRLMALFGETRRYPVAIEDVPARLKQAFISIEDARFYQHHGVDYKGIARAVWLLATTDDKRVPGGSTITQQVARQFFLSSEYSYKRKLGEMLLAMRMERELSKDEIFELYLNKSFFGNRAYGVGAAAEFYYGKKMSELSLDEMASLAGIPKFPSSGNPLSNPERAKERRDYILDRMAELKYVSAAEAAQAKAVPMHATPHERPVEVYAPYVAEMVRQQMIERYGAEALTKGYHVTTTIDPTLQAAADKAVRDGLKVYDRRHGWHGVEQHFDLAANEDAATAKQRLRSIPAQAGLLPAIVLASDGGGARLALADGSEISLAANQGWGGRSPGSLVKRGDLVRVEKIEPPAPKPDPKKPDAPVAVAPPVVGAPLGYRLEQLPQAQAALVSLEPSNGALRALSGGFSFAGAKFNRATQARRQPGSSFKPFVYAASFERGYNPASIVLDAPVVFRDRRGHIWRPQNDSGNFAGPMRVREAMVQSRNLVSVRLLDAMGVDFARKYISNFGFDIEQLPPNLSMSLGTASLTPLSVARGYATFANGGFRVTPWFIDEIKDRAGAVVFKEKPPTACPECGGRDGGSTVRSSTVVDGFNFGTLNETKPDPKASAKASEPAKPAAARPADQVMAPRAIDDRIAYQIVSMLRDVVLRGTGTAAKVLGREDVGGKTGSTNDHRDAWFSGFGGPLVTTVWVGRDNYKSLGYREYGGKAALPIWIDYMRVALKDKPIAPNEPPQGMVKVSVGANGSLIPDGVGGIVEWVKAEDLDKMQSYVDYGAAEAAPSEESFDIF; translated from the coding sequence ATGCCCCGTCTCCGTCGCCTTCTGCGCTGGGCGCTGTATGCGTTCGCCGGCCTGACCCTGCTCGGGGTGATCGCCGCCGGCACCCTGTACTACCTGATCGCCCCCAAGCTGCCGGACGTGGAGACCCTGCGCAACGTAGAGCTGCAGGAGCCCATGTACGTCTACGCGGCCGACGGCCGCCTGATGGCCCTGTTCGGCGAGACCCGCCGCTACCCGGTGGCGATCGAGGACGTGCCGGCCCGGCTCAAGCAGGCCTTCATCTCGATCGAGGACGCCCGCTTCTACCAGCACCACGGCGTGGACTACAAAGGCATCGCGCGCGCGGTCTGGCTGCTGGCCACCACCGACGACAAGCGCGTGCCGGGCGGCTCCACCATCACCCAGCAGGTCGCGCGCCAGTTCTTCCTGAGCTCGGAATACAGCTACAAGCGCAAGCTGGGCGAGATGCTGCTGGCCATGCGCATGGAGCGCGAGCTCAGCAAGGACGAGATTTTCGAGCTGTATTTGAACAAGAGCTTCTTCGGCAACCGCGCCTACGGCGTCGGCGCCGCGGCCGAGTTCTACTACGGCAAGAAGATGAGCGAGCTGTCGCTGGACGAGATGGCCTCGCTGGCCGGCATCCCCAAGTTCCCCTCCAGCGGCAACCCGCTGAGCAACCCGGAGCGCGCCAAGGAGCGCCGCGACTACATCCTCGACCGCATGGCCGAGCTCAAGTACGTCAGCGCCGCCGAGGCCGCCCAGGCCAAGGCCGTGCCCATGCACGCGACCCCGCACGAGCGCCCGGTCGAGGTCTACGCGCCCTATGTGGCCGAGATGGTCCGCCAGCAGATGATCGAGCGCTACGGCGCCGAGGCCCTGACCAAGGGCTACCACGTCACCACCACCATCGACCCGACCCTGCAGGCCGCGGCCGACAAGGCAGTCCGCGACGGGCTCAAGGTCTACGACCGCCGCCACGGCTGGCACGGGGTCGAGCAGCACTTCGACTTGGCCGCCAACGAGGACGCCGCCACCGCCAAGCAGCGCCTGCGTTCGATCCCGGCCCAGGCCGGCCTGCTGCCGGCGATCGTGCTGGCCAGCGACGGCGGCGGCGCGCGCCTGGCCCTGGCCGACGGCAGCGAGATCAGCCTGGCCGCCAACCAGGGCTGGGGCGGACGCAGCCCGGGCAGCCTGGTCAAGCGCGGCGACCTGGTGCGGGTCGAGAAGATCGAACCGCCGGCGCCCAAGCCCGACCCCAAGAAGCCCGACGCCCCGGTCGCGGTCGCGCCGCCGGTGGTTGGCGCGCCGCTGGGCTACCGCCTGGAGCAGCTGCCGCAGGCGCAGGCCGCACTGGTCTCGCTGGAACCGTCCAACGGCGCCCTGCGCGCCCTGTCGGGTGGTTTCAGCTTCGCCGGCGCCAAGTTCAACCGCGCCACCCAGGCCCGCCGCCAGCCCGGTTCCAGCTTCAAGCCCTTCGTCTACGCGGCCTCGTTCGAGCGCGGCTACAACCCGGCCTCGATCGTGCTCGACGCGCCGGTGGTGTTCCGCGACCGCCGCGGCCACATCTGGCGCCCGCAGAACGACAGCGGCAACTTCGCCGGCCCGATGCGCGTGCGCGAGGCCATGGTGCAGTCGCGCAACCTGGTGTCGGTGCGCCTGCTGGATGCCATGGGCGTGGATTTCGCGCGCAAGTACATCAGCAACTTCGGTTTCGACATCGAACAGCTGCCGCCGAACCTGTCGATGTCGCTGGGCACCGCCTCGCTGACCCCGCTGTCGGTCGCGCGCGGCTACGCCACCTTCGCCAACGGCGGTTTCCGCGTCACCCCCTGGTTCATCGACGAGATCAAGGACCGCGCCGGCGCAGTGGTGTTCAAGGAAAAGCCGCCCACCGCCTGCCCCGAATGCGGCGGCCGCGACGGCGGCAGCACGGTGCGCTCCAGCACCGTCGTCGACGGCTTCAACTTCGGCACGTTGAACGAAACCAAGCCCGACCCCAAGGCCAGCGCCAAGGCCTCCGAACCGGCCAAGCCGGCCGCCGCCCGCCCGGCCGACCAGGTGATGGCGCCGCGCGCGATCGACGACCGCATCGCCTACCAGATCGTGTCGATGCTGCGCGACGTGGTCCTGCGCGGCACCGGCACCGCGGCCAAGGTGCTAGGCCGCGAGGACGTGGGCGGCAAGACCGGCTCCACCAACGACCACCGCGACGCCTGGTTCTCCGGCTTCGGCGGCCCGCTGGTGACCACGGTCTGGGTCGGCCGCGACAACTACAAGTCGCTGGGCTACCGCGAGTACGGCGGCAAGGCCGCGCTGCCGATCTGGATCGACTACATGCGCGTGGCGTTGAAGGACAAGCCGATCGCGCCCAACGAACCGCCGCAGGGCATGGTCAAGGTCTCCGTCGGCGCCAACGGCTCGCTGATTCCGGACGGCGTCGGCGGCATCGTCGAATGGGTCAAGGCCGAGGACTTGGACAAGATGCAGTCCTACGTCGATTACGGTGCGGCCGAAGCGGCGCCGTCGGAAGAGTCGTTCGACATCTTCTGA
- a CDS encoding citrate synthase — MSASEKSAAEKAVPNKPAFDQVTLAAGDKSVALPVQHPTLGASCIDIAKVPKETGLFTYDPGFTATASCKSAITYIDGDEGVLLYRGYPIEQLAEKSNFLEVAYLLMNGELPTANEFSKFEHEVTHHTMMHEAFRTFLYGFRHDAHPMAMLVGMLGSMASFYHNELDLEDPEQRRLAAIRLIAKVPTIAAACHRYSIGWPIRYPKNSLDYTTRFLHMLFEVPSEPLELNPVAAKAMDLLFILHADHEQNASTSTVRLVGSTGANPYVSVASGVAALWGPAHGGANEAVLKMLNEIGRPENVKSAIDKAKDKESGFRLMGFGHRVYKNYDPRAALVRKMTHDVLGALGVNDPLLEVAMKLEEAALQDEYFVQRKLYPNVDFYSGIIYKALGIPVEMFTVMFAIARTAGWVSHWLEQQNDPENKIGRPRQIYTGHGVRDYVASDKR, encoded by the coding sequence GCCGCCGGCGACAAGAGCGTGGCCCTGCCGGTCCAGCATCCGACGCTCGGCGCCTCCTGCATCGACATCGCCAAGGTGCCGAAGGAGACCGGTCTGTTCACCTACGACCCGGGCTTCACCGCCACCGCCAGCTGCAAGTCGGCGATCACCTACATCGACGGCGACGAAGGCGTGCTGCTGTACCGCGGCTACCCGATCGAGCAGCTCGCCGAGAAGTCGAACTTCCTCGAAGTCGCCTATCTGCTGATGAACGGCGAACTGCCGACGGCGAACGAGTTCAGCAAGTTCGAGCACGAAGTCACGCATCACACGATGATGCACGAGGCCTTCCGCACCTTCCTGTACGGCTTCCGCCACGACGCTCATCCGATGGCGATGCTGGTCGGCATGCTCGGCTCGATGGCGAGCTTCTACCACAACGAACTCGACCTGGAAGATCCGGAGCAGCGCCGTCTGGCCGCGATCCGCCTGATCGCCAAGGTGCCGACGATCGCCGCCGCCTGCCACCGCTATTCGATCGGCTGGCCGATCCGCTATCCCAAGAACAGCCTCGACTACACCACGCGCTTCCTGCACATGCTGTTCGAAGTGCCGAGCGAGCCGCTGGAGCTCAACCCGGTCGCCGCCAAGGCGATGGACCTGTTGTTCATCCTGCACGCCGACCACGAGCAGAACGCGTCGACCTCGACCGTGCGCCTGGTCGGTTCGACCGGTGCCAATCCCTACGTCAGCGTCGCCTCCGGCGTCGCCGCGTTGTGGGGCCCGGCGCACGGCGGCGCCAACGAGGCCGTGCTCAAGATGCTCAACGAGATCGGCCGTCCGGAGAACGTCAAGTCGGCGATCGACAAGGCCAAGGACAAGGAGTCGGGCTTCCGCCTGATGGGCTTCGGCCACCGCGTCTACAAGAACTACGATCCGCGCGCGGCGCTGGTGCGCAAGATGACGCACGACGTGCTGGGCGCGCTGGGCGTGAACGATCCGCTGCTGGAAGTGGCGATGAAGCTGGAAGAGGCGGCGCTGCAGGACGAGTATTTCGTGCAGCGCAAGCTCTATCCGAACGTCGACTTCTACTCGGGCATCATCTACAAGGCGCTGGGCATTCCGGTGGAGATGTTCACGGTGATGTTCGCGATCGCGCGCACCGCCGGCTGGGTGTCGCATTGGCTGGAGCAGCAGAACGATCCGGAAAACAAGATCGGCCGTCCGCGCCAGATCTATACCGGTCACGGCGTGCGCGATTACGTGGCCAGCGACAAGCGCTGA